Proteins encoded together in one Rhizobacter sp. J219 window:
- a CDS encoding zinc-binding dehydrogenase produces the protein MSTTMKAAVQAGAQGLQIQTVDIPEPGPDELLVKVRACGLNRADIGMAAGHAHGARGGPGTRLGMEWAGEVVRCGANVREFKPGDRVMGSGRGAFAEYAVSDVGRVIPIPSPTMSFEQAATLPVALQTMHDAIVTNGRLHKGDAVLIQGASTGVGLMGLQIAKLMGAGLVVGSSTTPARRERLKDFGADLAIDTTRADWPQQVLDATGGQGVHLIVDQLSGPQANQNLKAARVLGRIVNVGRLASTRAEFDFDLHALKRIHYIGVTFRTRSVDEVRELNRRMRADLDGALAAGRLALPIDRTFPFDAAAQALAHMASNAHFGKIVLTV, from the coding sequence ATGAGCACGACCATGAAAGCCGCCGTCCAGGCCGGCGCCCAAGGCCTGCAGATCCAGACCGTCGACATCCCCGAGCCCGGCCCCGACGAACTGCTGGTCAAGGTACGCGCCTGCGGCCTCAACCGTGCCGACATCGGCATGGCCGCCGGCCACGCGCACGGTGCACGGGGCGGCCCCGGCACCCGGCTCGGCATGGAGTGGGCCGGCGAGGTGGTGCGCTGCGGTGCCAACGTGCGCGAGTTCAAGCCCGGCGACCGGGTGATGGGCTCGGGCCGCGGTGCCTTCGCCGAGTACGCCGTTTCCGACGTCGGCCGTGTGATCCCGATTCCGTCGCCGACGATGAGCTTCGAGCAGGCCGCCACGCTGCCGGTCGCGCTGCAGACCATGCACGACGCGATCGTCACCAACGGCCGCTTGCACAAGGGCGACGCGGTGCTGATCCAGGGCGCCTCCACCGGCGTCGGCCTGATGGGCCTGCAAATCGCCAAGCTGATGGGCGCGGGCCTCGTCGTCGGCAGCTCCACCACCCCGGCCCGCCGCGAGCGGCTGAAAGACTTCGGCGCCGACCTCGCCATCGACACCACCCGCGCCGACTGGCCCCAGCAGGTGCTCGACGCGACGGGCGGCCAGGGCGTGCACCTGATCGTCGACCAGCTGTCCGGCCCGCAGGCCAACCAGAACCTCAAGGCCGCGCGTGTGCTCGGCCGCATCGTCAACGTCGGGCGTCTGGCCAGCACGCGGGCCGAGTTCGACTTCGACCTGCATGCGCTCAAGCGCATCCACTACATCGGCGTCACGTTCCGCACCCGCTCGGTGGACGAGGTGCGAGAACTCAACCGCCGCATGCGCGCCGACCTCGACGGTGCGCTCGCCGCCGGCCGGCTCGCGCTGCCGATCGACAGGACCTTCCCCTTCGACGCCGCCGCGCAGGCCCTCGCCCACATGGCGAGCAACGCGCACTTCGGCAAGATCGTGCTCACGGTCTAG
- a CDS encoding LacI family DNA-binding transcriptional regulator yields the protein MPRTHKPKTISIRDVAELAGVSLGSASRVINKVANVSEATREKVERAIAQLGYRPNHAAQSLRLRSSRTVGCLLTDVANPLYAKLYRGLEERLHPHGYMMLLANSLNQAEREVEILSTFVSRGMDGLLIAPGNERDREVLAAVRSLPVPTVILDRDMDSPNDSVLFDHVPGVKGVVQHLAQLGHKRIAMVLSQSPNRPIRRRTEGYRVGHRAAKLEVNEEFIVHLPSATSSAFEAVSLLLRRTDRPTALLVMGTSILNDTLNAIGAQRLRIPDDVSVVSFGDPDFAASHVPAISSLRIDLDRAADAATDMLLARMRGESGAPRSVTLVGDFIERGSCGPAPKKT from the coding sequence ATGCCACGCACGCACAAGCCGAAGACGATCAGCATCCGCGACGTGGCCGAACTGGCCGGCGTGTCGCTCGGCAGCGCCTCGCGCGTCATCAACAAGGTGGCCAATGTGAGCGAGGCCACGCGCGAGAAGGTCGAGCGCGCCATCGCCCAGCTCGGCTACCGGCCCAACCACGCGGCGCAGTCGCTGCGCCTGCGCAGCTCGCGCACGGTGGGCTGCCTGCTGACCGACGTGGCCAACCCGCTCTACGCCAAGCTCTACCGCGGGCTCGAAGAACGCCTGCACCCGCACGGCTACATGATGCTGCTGGCCAACAGCCTCAACCAGGCCGAGCGCGAGGTGGAGATCCTCTCCACCTTCGTCAGCCGCGGCATGGACGGCCTGCTGATTGCGCCCGGCAACGAGCGCGACCGCGAGGTGCTCGCCGCGGTGCGCAGCCTGCCGGTGCCCACCGTGATCCTCGACCGCGACATGGATTCGCCCAACGACAGCGTGCTCTTCGACCACGTGCCGGGGGTGAAGGGCGTGGTGCAGCACCTGGCGCAGCTCGGCCACAAGCGCATCGCGATGGTGCTGTCGCAGTCGCCCAACCGGCCGATCCGCCGCCGCACCGAGGGCTACCGTGTCGGCCACCGGGCCGCGAAGCTGGAGGTCAACGAAGAATTCATCGTGCACCTGCCCTCGGCCACCAGTTCGGCCTTCGAGGCGGTGAGCCTGCTGCTGCGCCGCACCGACCGGCCGACCGCGCTGTTGGTGATGGGCACGAGCATCCTCAACGACACGCTCAACGCGATCGGCGCGCAGCGCCTGCGCATCCCCGACGACGTGTCGGTGGTGTCGTTCGGCGACCCCGACTTCGCGGCGAGCCACGTGCCGGCGATCTCGTCGCTGCGCATCGACCTCGACCGAGCCGCCGACGCGGCGACCGACATGCTGCTCGCGCGCATGCGCGGCGAGAGCGGGGCGCCGCGCAGCGTGACGCTCGTCGGCGACTTCATCGAGCGGGGCTCGTGCGGCCCGGCGCCGAAGAAGACCTAG
- a CDS encoding dienelactone hydrolase family protein, translating to MSTRGSMIQMTMSDGASIGVYQVQPKGQRRGGLVLIQEIFGVTEHIKEQADRFADQGFEVLAPAIYDREAPGFQASYSDEDRAKAIKVARELHPFKLSVDDTQTCIDALGKRGKVFITGYCYGGSVTWAAACRCTGLAAASGYYGSLVPQFANEQPKCPTILHFGKHDAGIPMEGVQKVIDAHPEVPVYLYDAGHGFNSDRRKDYDPESARLAFERTLALFQSAT from the coding sequence ATGAGCACACGCGGCAGCATGATCCAGATGACGATGAGCGATGGCGCCTCGATCGGTGTCTACCAGGTGCAGCCGAAGGGGCAGCGCCGCGGCGGCTTGGTGCTGATCCAGGAGATCTTCGGCGTCACCGAGCACATCAAGGAGCAGGCTGACCGCTTCGCCGACCAGGGTTTCGAGGTGCTGGCCCCGGCCATCTACGACCGCGAGGCACCGGGCTTCCAGGCCAGCTACTCCGATGAAGACCGCGCCAAGGCGATCAAGGTGGCGCGCGAGCTGCACCCGTTCAAGCTGAGCGTGGACGACACGCAGACCTGCATCGACGCGCTCGGCAAGCGCGGCAAGGTCTTCATCACCGGCTACTGCTACGGCGGCTCGGTGACGTGGGCCGCGGCCTGTCGCTGCACCGGCCTCGCGGCGGCCTCGGGCTACTACGGCAGCCTCGTGCCGCAGTTCGCGAACGAGCAGCCCAAGTGCCCGACCATCCTGCACTTCGGCAAGCACGACGCGGGCATCCCGATGGAAGGCGTGCAGAAGGTGATCGACGCCCACCCCGAGGTGCCGGTCTACCTCTATGACGCCGGCCACGGCTTCAACTCCGACCGCCGCAAGGATTACGACCCCGAGAGCGCCCGCCTCGCCTTCGAGCGCACCCTCGCCCTCTTCCAATCCGCCACCTGA
- a CDS encoding DUF2322 family protein: protein MAFADNLKNLPPVSHLAGLQLLDDQGATVATLDNKPGSAGSVAVYHALAQRFGAITVEAAHEGLSLYAEHTADARAHPGKHPNIDRLLQLVERGGRLSVKLVPAA from the coding sequence ATGGCCTTTGCGGACAACCTGAAGAACCTGCCGCCGGTGAGCCACCTGGCCGGCCTGCAACTGCTCGACGACCAGGGCGCCACCGTCGCCACGCTCGACAACAAGCCCGGCTCCGCCGGCTCGGTGGCGGTCTACCACGCGCTCGCGCAGCGCTTCGGCGCGATCACCGTCGAGGCCGCGCACGAAGGCCTGTCGCTGTACGCCGAGCACACCGCCGACGCACGCGCCCACCCCGGCAAGCACCCCAACATCGACCGCCTGCTGCAGCTGGTCGAGCGCGGCGGGCGGCTGTCGGTCAAGCTGGTGCCGGCGGCTTGA